Proteins encoded within one genomic window of Methanothrix harundinacea 6Ac:
- a CDS encoding TRAP transporter substrate-binding protein, whose protein sequence is MRMRSLRLPSAILLACLFVAGGIGTINPSDLPEDGGRMSINFSTWHLHDSLEVQTVWLPVLQALEERSGGRISCNLFDVGALGSGPDHYEIVASGRSDMGYATLTWTPGRFPLSDVLSLPATIEGKETATEIGRAVYGRALRGEFAGVKVLEVNPCVNSHLWTNEPVETIEDVAGLRIRTPGGLQTRCIEALGAVPVFIPLDAVRVAMENGTIDGIVTCPSMIQPFGLDGVARHCTLVTFGCVGEGLFMNQDAWERTPEDLKGIIEEVCENPYRTTGGMTKGTYDSIIAELNESGVVFTSLPPEEEARWHAAFSNVTREWVAELEAEGLPAREAVEIFNEECEKRGVVCVAFPPEWR, encoded by the coding sequence ATGAGAATGAGGAGCTTGAGATTACCATCGGCGATCCTCCTGGCCTGCCTCTTCGTCGCCGGCGGGATCGGCACCATCAACCCCTCCGACCTCCCGGAGGATGGGGGGAGGATGAGCATAAACTTCAGCACCTGGCACCTCCACGACAGCCTCGAGGTCCAGACCGTCTGGCTCCCGGTCCTCCAGGCCCTGGAGGAGAGGAGCGGCGGCAGGATCTCCTGCAACCTATTCGACGTCGGAGCCCTCGGGTCGGGGCCCGATCACTACGAGATCGTCGCCTCCGGCCGTTCCGATATGGGGTACGCCACCCTCACCTGGACCCCGGGACGGTTTCCCCTATCCGACGTCCTATCCCTCCCGGCGACCATCGAGGGGAAGGAGACGGCGACGGAGATCGGAAGAGCCGTCTACGGCCGGGCCCTTAGGGGGGAGTTCGCCGGCGTGAAGGTTCTGGAGGTGAACCCCTGCGTCAACTCCCACCTCTGGACGAATGAGCCGGTCGAGACGATCGAAGACGTCGCGGGTCTGCGGATCAGAACCCCCGGCGGCCTCCAGACCAGGTGCATCGAGGCCCTCGGGGCGGTCCCGGTCTTCATCCCCCTCGACGCCGTCCGGGTGGCGATGGAGAATGGAACGATAGACGGGATCGTCACCTGCCCCTCCATGATCCAGCCCTTCGGCCTCGATGGGGTCGCCCGCCACTGCACCCTCGTCACCTTCGGCTGCGTCGGCGAGGGGCTCTTCATGAACCAGGACGCCTGGGAGAGGACCCCCGAGGACCTCAAAGGGATCATCGAGGAGGTCTGCGAAAACCCCTACCGGACAACGGGCGGGATGACGAAAGGGACCTACGACAGTATCATCGCTGAGCTGAACGAGAGCGGGGTCGTCTTCACCTCCCTCCCGCCCGAGGAGGAGGCGCGCTGGCACGCGGCCTTCTCGAACGTGACGAGAGAGTGGGTCGCAGAGCTTGAGGCGGAGGGGCTTCCGGCGAGGGAGGCGGTGGAGATCTTCAACGAGGAGTGCGAGAAGCGCGGGGTCGTTTGCGTCGCCTTCCCCCCGGAGTGGAGGTAG
- a CDS encoding DUF6909 family protein, with protein sequence MRLKDGPIEDHVRLYRDLLRRGPLRLRLLEEGHARMGSSLHHLAPSGEVDASAFLYSARRLPDCMAAVDRVVMGDGDEALRSSGLIEPSLCRHVRALSRRRLTLFDGRSILAAAISSPSDLDDLVPALTCYQMEWNKMHARLAGSDLGRGISKSPEPGSGEEARRVLRISREDWEMMTKTWGEGWREKLSAIARGPKDITLELAPALPGGGRVPIASWLEELLQHFRDLGARGRPVYFVSSNDHSLPNLLSGFVADNREEILAFALRDPRLRKRWEIFRDDDPAFVDDLLYYSAQGYLRSGGRLSAALRSAEEGVGIRRYERSRFFDLRAQIVEIGRLDPDRIDGRLPVRGASTLAESRALILNVDYPLGLAAHRLLSEVILALPDLRGVYVMGKAATMYGRLGDVMIPTAVWDVHSGRLFQFENCFTLTEVRGHLREAAVFDDQKAVTVRGTFLHNREMMEEFKREDYNSIEMEAGPYLSALRERMPGKVGGGEISGRPGGGNLDLGILHYASDTPYSQRASLLSKSLGYEGIEATYACALAILERILGAEADRLRRR encoded by the coding sequence ATGAGATTGAAGGACGGGCCGATCGAGGATCACGTCAGGCTTTACCGCGACCTCCTGAGGAGGGGGCCCCTCAGGCTCCGCCTCCTGGAGGAAGGGCATGCCAGGATGGGATCGAGCCTCCACCACCTGGCCCCCTCCGGCGAGGTGGACGCCTCCGCCTTCCTCTACTCAGCGAGGAGGCTTCCCGACTGCATGGCGGCGGTCGATAGGGTGGTGATGGGGGACGGCGACGAGGCCCTCCGATCCTCGGGGCTGATCGAGCCCTCCCTCTGCCGGCATGTCCGGGCCCTCTCCCGGCGCCGCCTGACCCTCTTCGACGGGCGATCGATCCTTGCCGCCGCCATATCCAGCCCTTCGGACCTCGACGACCTCGTCCCCGCCCTCACCTGCTATCAGATGGAGTGGAACAAGATGCACGCACGGCTCGCCGGCTCCGACCTAGGAAGGGGGATATCGAAGAGCCCCGAGCCCGGCTCAGGGGAGGAGGCGAGACGGGTGCTGAGGATATCGAGGGAGGACTGGGAGATGATGACGAAGACCTGGGGGGAGGGATGGAGGGAGAAGCTCTCGGCCATCGCCAGAGGACCCAAGGATATCACCCTCGAGCTCGCCCCGGCCCTCCCCGGCGGTGGCCGGGTCCCCATAGCCTCCTGGCTGGAGGAGCTCCTCCAACATTTTCGGGATCTGGGGGCCAGAGGTCGCCCCGTCTACTTCGTCTCCAGCAATGACCACAGCCTCCCGAACCTCCTCTCCGGATTTGTGGCCGATAACCGGGAGGAGATCCTGGCTTTCGCCCTCCGGGACCCGCGGCTCAGGAAGAGGTGGGAGATCTTCCGAGACGACGACCCCGCCTTCGTCGACGACCTCCTCTACTACTCCGCCCAGGGATATCTCCGGTCCGGCGGGAGGCTCTCCGCCGCCCTCCGATCCGCCGAGGAGGGGGTGGGGATCCGGCGGTACGAGAGGTCGAGGTTCTTCGACCTCCGGGCTCAGATCGTCGAGATCGGGAGGCTCGATCCCGACCGGATCGACGGGCGGCTCCCCGTCAGGGGCGCCTCCACCCTCGCCGAGAGCCGGGCCCTGATCCTGAACGTCGACTACCCCCTGGGCCTCGCCGCCCACCGCCTCCTCTCGGAGGTGATCCTCGCCCTCCCGGACCTCCGGGGAGTCTACGTCATGGGGAAGGCGGCGACGATGTACGGCCGCCTGGGGGACGTGATGATCCCGACCGCCGTCTGGGACGTCCACTCAGGACGGCTCTTCCAGTTCGAGAACTGCTTCACCCTTACAGAGGTGAGGGGCCATCTCCGGGAGGCGGCCGTCTTCGACGACCAGAAGGCTGTGACGGTGAGGGGCACCTTCCTCCACAACCGGGAGATGATGGAGGAGTTCAAACGGGAAGATTACAACAGCATCGAGATGGAGGCAGGCCCCTACCTCTCCGCCCTCCGGGAACGGATGCCAGGGAAGGTCGGTGGCGGCGAGATCTCGGGGCGCCCTGGCGGGGGCAATCTGGACCTGGGAATCCTCCACTACGCCTCCGACACCCCCTACAGCCAGAGGGCGAGCCTCCTCAGCAAGAGCCTCGGATACGAGGGGATCGAGGCTACCTACGCCTGCGCCCTCGCCATCCTGGAGAGGATCCTGGGGGCGGAGGCCGACCGGCTCCGGAGGAGATAA
- a CDS encoding NCS2 family permease, which translates to MGGMELDLTTRISRIFDLYNNGTDIKTEALAGATAFLATMYIILVNPAVLSEAGLPYGAVLTATVVVSAFSSILMGVYAKNPIVVAPGMSINYLFAYTVVEVEAVPWETALGCVFWAGAIFLLLTLLDRKKLILEAVPPMLRYGFAGGIGLFIASLGFQSAGFVLPLESGVMGWGKINAATLTFLAGFIFTAVLMVRRVRGSLILGIGATALLAWGMEAALGMGPPSIASGWWASPDFSLLLRLDLWGPLRIALWPIIFVFLSSCLFDSLATCVGVCEAGNLIDEEGDPRNLGRSLKANALGVIASAFLGTSPATCYVESAAGVQEGGRTGLSAVVAGLLFLPFLFLSPLLALVPPLATAPVLVLVGVFMLRPLVRVRWERLDDAIPFFLAMFLMPLTYSITQGIIWGCLSWTVLKAACGKRGQVPPAMWAMALLSLLLLIDLERFVH; encoded by the coding sequence ATGGGAGGGATGGAACTGGACTTGACGACGAGGATCTCCAGGATCTTCGACCTCTACAACAACGGGACCGATATCAAGACCGAGGCTCTGGCGGGGGCCACCGCCTTCCTCGCGACGATGTACATAATCCTCGTGAACCCCGCCGTCCTCTCGGAGGCGGGGCTCCCCTACGGCGCCGTCCTGACCGCCACCGTCGTCGTCAGCGCCTTCTCCAGCATCCTGATGGGGGTCTACGCCAAAAACCCGATTGTTGTGGCTCCGGGGATGAGCATCAACTACCTCTTCGCCTACACCGTGGTGGAGGTGGAGGCCGTCCCCTGGGAGACGGCCCTCGGCTGCGTCTTCTGGGCCGGGGCGATCTTCCTCCTCCTGACCCTCCTCGACAGAAAGAAGCTGATCCTCGAGGCCGTCCCTCCGATGCTCCGGTACGGCTTCGCCGGAGGGATCGGCCTCTTCATCGCATCCCTGGGCTTCCAGTCCGCGGGGTTCGTCCTCCCCCTGGAGAGCGGGGTAATGGGCTGGGGGAAGATCAACGCCGCTACCCTCACCTTCCTCGCCGGCTTCATCTTCACCGCCGTCCTGATGGTGAGGAGGGTCCGGGGAAGCCTCATCCTGGGGATCGGAGCCACCGCCCTCCTCGCCTGGGGGATGGAGGCGGCCCTGGGGATGGGCCCGCCCTCCATCGCGAGCGGATGGTGGGCCTCCCCCGACTTCAGCCTCCTCCTCCGGCTCGACCTCTGGGGTCCCCTGAGGATCGCCCTCTGGCCCATCATCTTCGTCTTCCTCTCGTCCTGCCTCTTCGACAGCCTCGCCACCTGCGTCGGGGTCTGCGAGGCGGGAAACCTCATCGACGAGGAGGGGGACCCCAGAAACCTCGGCAGAAGCCTGAAGGCGAACGCCCTGGGGGTGATCGCCTCCGCCTTCCTCGGGACCAGCCCGGCCACCTGCTACGTCGAGTCCGCCGCCGGGGTCCAGGAGGGGGGGAGGACGGGCCTTTCGGCGGTGGTGGCGGGGCTCCTCTTCCTGCCGTTCCTATTCCTATCCCCCCTCCTGGCCCTCGTCCCGCCCCTGGCGACGGCCCCGGTCCTAGTCCTGGTGGGGGTCTTCATGCTGAGGCCCCTCGTCCGGGTCCGGTGGGAGAGGCTCGACGACGCCATCCCCTTCTTCCTGGCGATGTTCCTGATGCCCCTCACCTACTCGATAACCCAGGGGATAATCTGGGGGTGCCTCAGCTGGACAGTCCTGAAGGCGGCCTGCGGCAAGAGGGGACAGGTGCCCCCGGCGATGTGGGCTATGGCCCTCCTCTCCCTCCTCCTGCTGATAGACCTGGAGCGGTTCGTTCATTGA
- the ade gene encoding adenine deaminase, which translates to MNLEELIAAARGEVEVDLLLEGADLVNTLSGEVHRADVAIFRGMVVGFDPSSARETIDLSGRVLAPGFIDGHVHLESAMVTVPEYARAVVPRGTTAIVADPHEIANVLGAEGIRYIIASGRSSPLSVYVMLPSCVPATHLETSGSSLDAGALSELIDEEGVLGIGEVMNYPGVIFRDPSVLAKICLAGMRRKDGHRPRIDGHSPLLSGRDLAAYVAVGIGSDHECTSSEEAKEKLRLGMRIMIREGTAAKNLDDLLPLVTEANARRFLFVSDDRHPSDILRQGHIDSMVRRAVGAGLDPVVAISIGSLNAAEYFGLSDRGAVAPGRRADIVVLDDLDGLNVQKVLKGGAVVAEGGRMIVPLPRAPSLRSSSMKLAGLGPGSFDIKAEGDLVRAIGVIPDQIITRSLLARPKVEGGKVVCDLDSDLLEMAVVERHRGTGNVGLGLVSGFGLLRGAIATSVAHDSHNIAAVGVSSEEIFAAVSAVAKMGGGLVVVDGGIVAASLSLPIAGLLSDRSMEEVAEKIEEVTGAAKSLGSALDDPFMTLSFLCLPVIPELKLTDRGLVDVTRFDFVPLFVGDGEEA; encoded by the coding sequence ATGAATCTCGAAGAGCTGATCGCCGCGGCCCGCGGCGAGGTGGAGGTCGACCTCCTCCTGGAGGGGGCGGATCTGGTGAACACCCTCTCCGGCGAGGTCCATCGGGCCGACGTGGCGATCTTCCGAGGGATGGTGGTGGGGTTCGACCCCTCCAGCGCCCGCGAGACGATCGACCTATCCGGGAGGGTCCTGGCGCCGGGGTTCATCGACGGCCACGTCCACCTCGAGTCGGCGATGGTGACCGTCCCTGAGTACGCGAGGGCCGTCGTCCCCCGGGGGACGACCGCCATCGTCGCCGACCCCCATGAGATCGCGAACGTCCTGGGGGCCGAGGGGATCAGGTACATCATCGCCTCGGGGAGGTCGTCGCCCCTATCGGTCTACGTGATGCTCCCCTCCTGCGTCCCCGCAACCCACCTCGAAACCTCAGGCTCCAGCCTCGACGCCGGGGCCCTCTCGGAGCTGATCGACGAGGAGGGGGTCCTGGGGATCGGGGAGGTGATGAACTACCCGGGGGTGATCTTCCGGGACCCCTCAGTCCTGGCGAAGATCTGCCTCGCCGGGATGAGGCGCAAGGACGGCCACAGGCCAAGGATCGACGGCCACTCCCCCCTCCTCTCTGGGAGGGACCTGGCCGCCTACGTCGCCGTCGGGATCGGGTCGGACCACGAGTGCACCTCTTCCGAGGAGGCGAAAGAGAAGCTCCGGCTGGGGATGAGGATCATGATCCGGGAGGGGACGGCGGCAAAGAACCTCGACGACCTCCTGCCTCTGGTGACGGAGGCGAACGCCAGAAGGTTCCTCTTTGTCTCCGACGACCGCCACCCCTCCGATATCCTCCGGCAGGGGCACATCGACTCCATGGTGAGGAGGGCGGTGGGGGCAGGCCTCGACCCCGTCGTCGCGATCTCGATCGGAAGCCTCAACGCCGCCGAGTACTTCGGCCTCTCGGACCGGGGCGCCGTCGCCCCGGGACGGAGGGCTGACATCGTCGTCCTCGACGACCTGGATGGGTTGAACGTCCAGAAGGTCCTGAAGGGAGGGGCCGTCGTCGCAGAGGGCGGCCGCATGATCGTACCCCTCCCGAGGGCGCCGTCGCTCCGATCGTCATCGATGAAGCTCGCGGGGCTGGGTCCCGGATCCTTTGATATAAAGGCCGAGGGGGACCTGGTGAGGGCGATCGGGGTGATCCCGGACCAGATCATCACGAGGTCGCTTCTGGCCAGGCCGAAGGTTGAGGGGGGAAAGGTGGTCTGTGACCTCGACTCCGACCTACTCGAGATGGCCGTGGTGGAGAGGCACCGGGGGACGGGGAACGTCGGCCTCGGCCTCGTCTCCGGATTCGGCCTATTGAGGGGCGCCATCGCCACCTCCGTCGCCCACGACTCCCACAACATCGCCGCCGTCGGGGTGAGCTCGGAGGAGATCTTCGCTGCGGTCTCGGCGGTGGCAAAGATGGGGGGCGGCCTGGTCGTGGTGGACGGAGGAATCGTCGCCGCGTCCCTATCGCTCCCCATAGCCGGCCTCCTCTCGGACCGATCGATGGAGGAGGTGGCAGAGAAGATCGAGGAGGTGACGGGTGCCGCTAAGAGCCTCGGCTCCGCCCTGGACGACCCCTTCATGACCCTCTCCTTCCTATGCCTGCCCGTCATTCCGGAGCTGAAGCTGACGGACAGGGGGCTCGTCGACGTCACCAGGTTTGATTTCGTCCCCCTCTTCGTCGGCGATGGCGAGGAGGCCTGA